One Antiquaquibacter oligotrophicus genomic region harbors:
- the mtrA gene encoding MtrAB system response regulator MtrA — protein sequence MNARILVVDDDTALSEMIGIVLRSEGFEPSFCEDGARALEEFRTTKPDLVLLDLMLPGMNGIEVCSKIREESGTPIIMLTARSDTSDVVKGLESGADDYVVKPFNPKELVARIRTRLRPTPESTSEQLTIGDLVVDVAGHEVKRGDTAINLTPLEFELLLALALKPQQVFTREMLLEQVWGYHYKADTRLVNVHVQRLRSKVEEDPDNPKIVMTVRGVGYRAGSSA from the coding sequence GTGAACGCGCGAATCCTGGTGGTCGATGACGACACCGCGCTCAGTGAGATGATCGGAATCGTGCTGAGGTCGGAAGGCTTCGAGCCCTCATTCTGCGAGGACGGAGCACGCGCGCTCGAGGAGTTCCGCACAACCAAACCCGATCTGGTGCTCCTGGATCTCATGCTGCCGGGGATGAATGGCATCGAGGTGTGCTCGAAGATTCGCGAGGAATCCGGCACCCCGATCATCATGCTCACCGCTCGTAGCGACACCTCCGACGTCGTCAAGGGGCTCGAAAGCGGAGCTGATGACTACGTCGTCAAACCGTTCAATCCGAAGGAACTCGTCGCGCGTATTCGTACCCGCCTTCGCCCGACTCCGGAATCCACCTCGGAGCAACTCACGATCGGCGATCTCGTCGTCGATGTGGCAGGGCACGAGGTCAAGCGCGGCGATACCGCGATCAACCTCACTCCGCTCGAGTTCGAACTGCTGCTCGCCCTCGCCCTCAAACCTCAACAGGTCTTCACACGGGAAATGCTTCTCGAGCAGGTGTGGGGCTACCACTACAAGGCAGACACGAGGCTCGTGAACGTGCACGTCCAGCGTTTGCGGTCCAAGGTCGAGGAAGATCCGGACAACCCCAAGATCGTCATGACCGTGCGCGGGGTCGGCTATCGCGCTGGCAGTTCCGCGTAG
- the mtrB gene encoding MtrAB system histidine kinase MtrB: MRYLDWRGWFAWLARLWRSSLQVRTVAITVILSAVAVFIIGTTMSLSVGNNLFDARRAELEATSANATLTGQRVFDEAAEQVQSEDLEVTVIEASKAIASAASTPGGTQFAILRTPGQDGARAPADVQSRGLVDPAAVISPELRAAVQSSAEARTQSQSVALAAGDAVHPGLVVGSVLDIRGVQYELYLVYDIADAATTLGFVQQTLVVGGLSLIVLIAAVTVIVVRLVVGPVQLAAQTSERLAAGDLEVRIPEKGEDVIATLARSFNGMADSLQQQIERLAALSQVQQRFVSDVSHELRTPLTTIRLAGDVLYDQRETFPPTTARTAELLHTQVERFELLLADLLEMSRYDAGAVEMEAEPTNLVRLAEDAIDSVSALAVTKGSDLRLVAPGGYFEAEVDARRIRRILGNLLGNAIDHGEGKPIVIWVDSNAEAVAIAVRDYGIGMTPAAMDRVFDRFWRADPSRQRSTGGTGLGLAISLEDAALHGGWLEVWSAPGEGSCFRLTLPRERGGIITMSPLDLPPADDVPVAVDDA, from the coding sequence ATGCGCTACCTCGACTGGCGCGGCTGGTTCGCCTGGCTCGCGCGCCTGTGGCGATCATCGCTGCAGGTGCGGACCGTCGCGATCACCGTCATCCTGTCGGCCGTCGCGGTGTTCATCATCGGTACAACGATGTCGTTGAGTGTCGGCAATAACCTCTTCGACGCTCGTCGAGCCGAGCTCGAAGCGACGAGTGCCAACGCGACCCTCACCGGGCAGCGTGTGTTCGATGAAGCCGCCGAACAGGTTCAGTCGGAAGATCTCGAAGTCACCGTCATCGAGGCGTCCAAGGCGATCGCGAGTGCCGCCTCGACGCCGGGAGGCACACAGTTCGCGATCCTCCGTACCCCCGGGCAGGACGGCGCGCGCGCACCGGCCGACGTCCAATCGCGGGGCCTCGTCGATCCCGCGGCGGTGATCTCGCCCGAGTTGCGTGCAGCGGTCCAGTCGTCGGCGGAGGCCAGGACACAATCTCAATCCGTAGCGCTCGCCGCTGGCGACGCGGTTCACCCGGGTCTCGTTGTGGGCAGCGTTCTCGACATCCGAGGGGTCCAGTACGAGCTCTACCTCGTCTACGACATCGCGGATGCCGCGACCACACTCGGTTTCGTCCAGCAGACCCTCGTCGTGGGTGGCCTCTCCCTCATCGTTCTCATCGCCGCGGTCACGGTCATCGTTGTCCGTCTGGTCGTGGGGCCCGTGCAGCTGGCAGCGCAAACCAGTGAGCGGCTCGCCGCGGGTGACCTCGAGGTGCGTATCCCCGAGAAGGGTGAGGACGTCATCGCGACGCTCGCCCGATCGTTCAACGGAATGGCGGACAGCCTGCAACAACAGATCGAGCGGTTAGCCGCCCTGTCGCAAGTGCAGCAGCGCTTCGTCTCCGACGTCTCGCACGAGCTTCGTACCCCGCTCACGACCATCCGCCTCGCCGGCGATGTGCTCTACGACCAGCGGGAGACCTTCCCTCCCACGACGGCGCGCACCGCCGAACTCCTCCACACCCAGGTGGAGCGATTCGAATTGCTTCTGGCGGATCTCCTCGAAATGAGTCGGTACGACGCCGGAGCTGTCGAGATGGAGGCCGAACCGACCAATCTGGTCCGCCTCGCCGAGGACGCCATCGATTCGGTATCCGCCCTCGCGGTGACCAAGGGGAGCGACCTGAGGCTCGTCGCCCCCGGCGGCTATTTCGAGGCCGAGGTTGACGCTCGTCGCATCCGTCGAATCCTCGGCAATCTGCTCGGCAATGCGATTGACCACGGCGAGGGTAAACCCATCGTCATCTGGGTCGACAGCAACGCCGAAGCTGTCGCGATCGCGGTGCGCGATTACGGTATCGGGATGACCCCGGCGGCGATGGATCGAGTCTTCGACAGGTTCTGGCGCGCCGACCCGTCGCGCCAACGCAGCACAGGAGGAACCGGCCTCGGACTCGCGATCTCGCTCGAGGATGCCGCTCTCCACGGCGGATGGCTCGAGGTCTGGTCAGCACCGGGAGAGGGATCCTGCTTCCGGCTCACTCTGCCCCGGGAGCGGGGCGGCATCATCACGATGTCCCCGCTCGATCTCCCGCCCGCCGACGACGTTCCCGTGGCGGTGGACGATGCGTAG
- a CDS encoding LpqB family beta-propeller domain-containing protein: protein MRRALGGVVIGVLLISGCAGIPTSGGVVPGAIIDEQFDPELVVLPSEPRPGSTQEDILIDFMLALRGPQSGYAIARQYLAENIADDWNPDESTIIRTGGYSIAPGSTENTLQYTFTSRAIVDSNGIYREDPPATQTLGFGFVQEEGEWRISAVPDGTVLSQSSFDVVFAELALYFFDPSYQYLVPDVRWFPSRATVTSRIVRELLKGPAPWLQQGAVVNSFPIATTVVDAESVSGAATVDLSPEALTASALDRDRMRQQLAASLDVATVDMTVGGIDLQTPPGLPVAIRNPRVESADLVGDGERFGFATGDVLASIPGISDRVVSSGATAVTLAADKQTAAMLTPGGVAVAQAGSSQSPVIDDRQGLVAPGLDPFRYVWSAERSSAGSLAVFEADGTPVNVANPLPADAQVVSLDVSRDGTRLLVYLSTAFGPKLLVAGIVRQQGTNAPTALGEPLELPIPSGEPVDATWVSDRSVATIARSGESSPVTVIEIGGPSAALSAAGQGVGITGGNDGTAGLRVLEADGSVLSPRGSGGWVDTGLRASFLGTKQ from the coding sequence ATGCGTAGGGCACTCGGCGGCGTCGTCATCGGGGTGCTGCTCATCAGCGGATGCGCCGGCATACCCACCTCGGGTGGAGTTGTGCCCGGGGCCATCATCGACGAGCAGTTCGACCCGGAACTTGTTGTCCTCCCCTCGGAGCCGCGACCTGGCTCGACACAGGAGGACATCCTCATCGACTTCATGCTTGCGCTCCGCGGTCCCCAATCCGGTTACGCGATCGCGCGCCAGTATCTCGCCGAGAACATCGCGGACGACTGGAATCCCGACGAGAGCACGATCATCAGGACGGGCGGTTACTCAATAGCCCCCGGTTCGACCGAGAACACACTCCAGTACACCTTCACCAGCCGCGCAATCGTCGACTCGAACGGCATCTATCGCGAAGATCCGCCGGCAACACAGACCCTCGGGTTCGGGTTCGTTCAGGAAGAGGGCGAGTGGCGCATTTCCGCCGTGCCGGACGGCACCGTGCTCTCCCAATCGAGTTTTGACGTGGTCTTCGCCGAGTTGGCGCTGTACTTCTTCGACCCCAGCTATCAGTACCTCGTTCCGGATGTGCGCTGGTTCCCCTCCCGTGCCACGGTCACCTCACGAATCGTCCGCGAACTCCTGAAAGGTCCGGCGCCGTGGCTTCAGCAGGGCGCTGTCGTCAATTCCTTCCCCATCGCGACAACGGTCGTGGACGCCGAAAGTGTGTCGGGTGCTGCCACCGTCGACCTCAGTCCGGAAGCGCTCACCGCGTCCGCACTCGATCGTGACCGCATGCGCCAGCAGCTTGCGGCGAGCCTCGACGTTGCCACGGTCGACATGACCGTGGGCGGAATCGACTTGCAGACCCCGCCAGGTCTCCCCGTGGCGATCCGTAACCCGCGAGTCGAGAGCGCCGACCTGGTGGGGGACGGGGAGCGCTTCGGTTTCGCGACCGGAGATGTGCTCGCATCCATTCCCGGCATCAGCGACCGGGTGGTCTCGTCCGGGGCGACGGCTGTCACCCTCGCAGCAGACAAGCAGACCGCAGCGATGCTCACACCCGGCGGTGTCGCCGTCGCCCAGGCGGGCTCGTCTCAGAGCCCCGTTATTGATGACAGGCAGGGGCTCGTGGCGCCGGGGCTCGACCCGTTCCGCTACGTCTGGTCGGCGGAGCGCAGCAGCGCGGGGTCCCTAGCGGTCTTCGAAGCCGACGGCACACCCGTGAACGTCGCGAATCCCCTTCCCGCTGACGCGCAAGTGGTGTCGCTGGATGTTTCTCGCGATGGAACCCGATTGCTCGTGTACCTCTCGACGGCGTTCGGGCCGAAGCTTCTTGTTGCCGGCATCGTGCGCCAGCAGGGAACAAACGCCCCGACGGCGTTGGGCGAACCCCTGGAGTTGCCCATCCCCTCCGGTGAACCCGTCGATGCAACGTGGGTGAGCGATCGCTCCGTCGCCACGATTGCGAGATCCGGGGAGAGTTCGCCGGTCACCGTGATCGAGATCGGTGGACCGAGCGCCGCGCTGAGCGCTGCCGGGCAGGGTGTCGGCATCACGGGCGGCAACGATGGGACGGCTGGTTTGCGTGTGCTCGAGGCCGACGGGAGCGTGCTGAGCCCCCGAGGTAGCGGAGGATGGGTCGACACGGGGTTGCGGGCATCCTTCCTCGGCACCAAGCAGTAG
- a CDS encoding ComF family protein produces MAPAFLDAVRDALALLLPIDCAGCGSADRPLCDTCRSVLAVAVTPRTVAGVPTFTSLRYESEVRRIVLALKEEGRTDVARELAPAFSAALIAAHDVEPEALVVRVPRSPSSYRRRGYDPLGLLLRRAGWPRGTGLRQARHTVSQKTLGLEERAVNLSNTMIASDRLASRKIIIVDDIITTGGTVAEAARAITAVGGAPVAVAALAFTPRLRGIRDIGSVGDYGGAKGAGTA; encoded by the coding sequence ATGGCCCCAGCGTTCCTCGATGCGGTGCGTGACGCACTCGCTCTTCTCCTCCCCATCGACTGCGCGGGGTGTGGGAGTGCCGATCGACCCCTGTGCGATACGTGTCGATCCGTGCTTGCCGTCGCGGTGACGCCCCGCACCGTCGCGGGGGTGCCGACATTCACGTCGCTGCGCTACGAGTCGGAGGTGCGTCGGATCGTCCTCGCGCTCAAGGAGGAGGGCCGAACGGATGTCGCGCGCGAGCTCGCACCTGCGTTCTCCGCGGCGCTCATCGCCGCGCACGACGTCGAGCCGGAGGCGCTTGTGGTTCGCGTGCCCCGCTCGCCTTCGTCCTACCGTCGGCGCGGCTACGACCCACTCGGGCTCTTGCTCCGGCGAGCTGGCTGGCCGCGCGGGACAGGGCTGCGGCAAGCCCGTCACACGGTGTCCCAGAAGACGCTCGGGCTGGAGGAGCGCGCCGTCAACCTGTCCAACACGATGATCGCGAGCGACCGACTGGCCTCGCGCAAGATCATCATCGTGGACGACATCATCACCACGGGAGGCACCGTCGCGGAGGCCGCGCGAGCCATCACGGCGGTCGGAGGGGCACCCGTCGCCGTCGCCGCTCTCGCCTTCACTCCGAGGTTGCGGGGAATCCGTGACATCGGCAGCGTCGGAGACTACGGTGGGGCTAAAGGCGCGGGAACCGCCTGA
- the hpf gene encoding ribosome hibernation-promoting factor, HPF/YfiA family translates to MEITINGRNLGVTDRFREYATEKSEKVAHLADKAIAFEIKVSRHAETRGSSGDDRVELTLIGPGPLVRAEASGSDKYVAFDLAMAKLVERIRQSKDRRKVHRGKHRPVSLREASADGFSVVDITPARPEVIDAVATGEIPVQDDGDSEQDYSPVVIRQKVFPTSLMTVSDAVDHMELVGHDFFLFIDAETDRPSVVYRRKGWDYGVISLEEAAEEPRKLAGRRR, encoded by the coding sequence ATGGAAATCACCATCAACGGACGCAACCTGGGAGTCACGGACCGGTTCCGGGAGTACGCGACGGAGAAGTCGGAAAAAGTCGCCCACCTCGCCGACAAGGCAATCGCCTTCGAGATCAAGGTCTCTCGTCACGCGGAGACCCGCGGTTCCAGCGGCGATGACCGCGTCGAACTGACTCTCATCGGTCCCGGCCCGCTGGTGCGCGCCGAGGCATCCGGATCCGACAAGTACGTGGCATTCGACCTCGCCATGGCCAAACTTGTCGAACGAATCCGCCAATCGAAGGATCGGCGTAAGGTTCATCGCGGCAAGCACCGTCCGGTCTCGCTGCGCGAAGCATCCGCAGACGGGTTCAGTGTCGTCGACATCACCCCGGCGCGGCCCGAGGTCATCGACGCGGTCGCCACGGGCGAAATCCCCGTTCAGGACGACGGTGACTCCGAGCAGGACTACTCGCCGGTTGTCATCCGCCAGAAGGTCTTCCCGACGAGCCTCATGACGGTGTCGGATGCCGTCGACCACATGGAACTCGTCGGCCACGACTTCTTCCTCTTCATCGATGCGGAGACTGATCGCCCGAGCGTCGTCTATCGCAGGAAGGGATGGGACTACGGTGTCATCTCCCTCGAGGAGGCCGCGGAGGAACCCCGCAAGCTCGCCGGTCGCCGGCGTTAG
- the secA gene encoding preprotein translocase subunit SecA: MANVLERVLRVGEGRLLRRLSNYAQAVNQLEEDFTTLTDEELKNETVELRERYEKGESLDDLLPEAFAAVREAAVRTLGMRHFDVQLMGGAALHLGNIAEMKTGEGKTLVATLAAYLNAIPGKGVHVITVNDYLASYQSELMGRIFRALGMTTGCIVSGQTPAERREQYAADITYGTNNEFGFDYLRDNMAWQSADMVQRGHAFAIVDEVDSILIDEARTPLIISGPSSGEANRWFTEFAALAKRLEPGVDYEVDEKKRTVGVLEPGIEKVEDYLGIDNLYESANTPLISFLNNSIKASALFKKDKDYVVMNGEVLIVDEHTGRILMGRRYNEGIHQAIEAKEGVAVKAENQTLATVTLQNYFRLYDKLSGMTGTAETEAAEFMSTYKLGVVPIPTNKPMLRKDQVDLVYKSEQAKFEQVVEDIVARHAEGQPVLVGTTSVEKSELLSKMLAKRGVRHEVLNAKNHAREAAIIAQAGRLGAVTVATNMAGRGTDVMLGGNAEFLAVAQMNARGLSPVETPEEYEAEWDAVYEQVKAEVEEEAAKVIETGGLYVLGTERHESRRIDNQLRGRSGRQGDPGESRFYLSLQDDLMRLFNSGAAEALMGRSNVPDDLAIDSKIVSRAIRSAQSQVESRNAEIRKNVLKYDDVLNRQREAIYSDRRHILEGDDLQERVQKFLEDVITEVVDVHTAEGTSDDWDFDAMFAELKTLYPVSITPDEILAEARGRASAAFVSREVLSDAKVAYARREESLGTEAMRELERRVVLSVIDRRWRDHLYEMDYLKDGIGLRAMAQRDPLIEYQREGFALYQSMMAQIREEAVGFLFNLEVEISSGDGAPVVQARGLTANTAPESQLSYSAPSDDASGDVEVRNQRGQVERAATAKAQQAQRAAGGGRIQPAAPQKPAARGAFGQRTEDGEQAAPLNRAQRRAQERRG; this comes from the coding sequence GTGGCGAACGTACTCGAACGTGTGCTGCGAGTCGGCGAAGGGCGGCTGCTTCGCCGACTCTCCAACTACGCGCAGGCGGTGAACCAGCTCGAGGAAGACTTCACAACCCTCACCGATGAGGAACTGAAGAACGAGACCGTCGAGCTGCGCGAGCGCTACGAGAAGGGCGAGTCGCTCGACGACCTGCTGCCCGAGGCCTTCGCGGCCGTCCGTGAGGCAGCAGTTCGCACACTAGGAATGCGTCACTTCGACGTTCAGCTCATGGGTGGGGCAGCGCTTCACCTCGGCAACATCGCGGAGATGAAGACCGGTGAGGGTAAGACCCTCGTCGCCACCCTCGCGGCCTACCTCAACGCGATTCCCGGCAAGGGTGTTCACGTCATTACGGTGAACGACTACCTCGCGAGCTACCAGTCCGAACTCATGGGCCGCATCTTCCGCGCTCTCGGCATGACAACCGGATGTATCGTCTCCGGGCAGACTCCCGCCGAGCGCCGCGAGCAGTACGCGGCCGACATCACGTACGGAACGAACAACGAGTTCGGTTTCGACTACCTGCGCGACAACATGGCGTGGCAATCGGCCGACATGGTGCAGCGCGGTCACGCGTTCGCGATTGTCGACGAGGTGGACTCGATCCTCATCGACGAGGCTCGCACGCCGCTCATCATCTCCGGCCCGTCCTCGGGTGAGGCCAACCGTTGGTTCACCGAGTTCGCGGCGCTCGCGAAGCGCCTCGAGCCGGGAGTGGACTACGAAGTCGACGAGAAGAAGCGCACCGTCGGTGTACTGGAACCCGGCATCGAGAAGGTCGAGGACTACCTCGGCATCGACAACCTCTACGAGTCGGCCAACACCCCCCTTATCTCCTTCCTCAACAACTCGATCAAGGCGTCGGCGCTCTTCAAGAAGGACAAGGACTACGTCGTCATGAACGGCGAAGTCCTCATCGTCGACGAGCACACCGGTCGTATCCTCATGGGTCGCCGTTACAACGAGGGCATCCACCAGGCGATCGAGGCGAAGGAGGGTGTTGCGGTCAAGGCCGAGAACCAGACACTGGCCACCGTGACCCTGCAGAACTACTTCCGTCTCTACGACAAGCTCTCCGGTATGACCGGTACGGCCGAGACCGAGGCAGCCGAGTTCATGAGCACCTACAAGCTGGGTGTCGTGCCGATCCCGACGAACAAGCCCATGCTCCGCAAGGACCAGGTCGATCTCGTGTACAAGAGCGAGCAGGCCAAGTTCGAGCAGGTCGTCGAGGACATCGTCGCGCGTCACGCCGAGGGCCAGCCGGTCCTCGTCGGAACGACGAGTGTCGAGAAGAGCGAGCTGCTCTCCAAGATGCTGGCCAAGCGAGGTGTTCGTCACGAGGTTCTCAACGCGAAGAACCACGCGCGCGAGGCCGCGATCATCGCCCAGGCGGGTCGCCTCGGCGCCGTTACCGTCGCCACCAACATGGCCGGTCGTGGAACCGACGTCATGCTCGGCGGTAACGCCGAGTTCCTCGCCGTCGCGCAGATGAACGCCCGCGGCCTCAGCCCGGTCGAGACTCCCGAGGAGTACGAGGCCGAGTGGGATGCCGTGTATGAGCAGGTGAAGGCGGAGGTCGAAGAAGAGGCAGCCAAGGTCATCGAGACGGGCGGCCTCTACGTTCTCGGTACCGAGCGTCACGAATCGCGCCGCATCGACAACCAGCTCCGCGGTCGCTCCGGCCGTCAGGGTGACCCGGGCGAGAGCCGCTTCTACCTGTCGCTGCAGGACGACCTCATGCGCCTGTTCAACTCGGGCGCTGCCGAGGCGCTCATGGGGCGCAGCAACGTTCCGGACGATCTGGCCATCGACTCGAAGATCGTGAGCCGAGCCATCCGTTCCGCTCAGTCGCAGGTGGAGTCGCGGAACGCGGAGATCCGCAAGAACGTTCTCAAGTACGACGACGTGCTGAACCGCCAGCGCGAGGCGATCTACTCCGACCGCCGTCACATCCTGGAGGGCGATGACCTCCAGGAGCGTGTGCAGAAGTTCCTCGAGGATGTCATCACCGAGGTTGTCGACGTCCACACTGCCGAGGGCACCTCGGACGACTGGGACTTCGACGCGATGTTCGCCGAACTCAAGACCCTGTATCCCGTGTCGATCACGCCCGACGAGATCCTCGCCGAGGCGCGCGGTCGCGCGAGTGCCGCGTTCGTGTCGCGCGAAGTGCTCTCCGATGCCAAGGTTGCGTACGCGCGCCGCGAGGAGTCGCTCGGCACGGAAGCGATGCGCGAGCTCGAGCGTCGTGTTGTGCTCTCCGTGATCGACCGCCGCTGGCGCGACCACCTCTACGAGATGGACTACCTCAAGGACGGCATCGGGCTCCGCGCGATGGCTCAGCGTGATCCACTCATCGAGTACCAGCGCGAGGGTTTTGCGCTGTACCAGTCGATGATGGCGCAGATCCGCGAGGAGGCCGTCGGGTTCCTGTTCAACCTCGAGGTCGAGATCTCGTCCGGCGACGGCGCTCCCGTCGTTCAGGCCCGTGGCCTGACGGCGAACACCGCGCCAGAGTCGCAGCTGAGCTACTCGGCTCCGAGCGACGACGCGTCGGGTGATGTCGAGGTGCGCAACCAGCGCGGCCAGGTCGAGCGCGCGGCAACGGCGAAGGCGCAGCAGGCTCAGCGTGCCGCAGGCGGCGGACGTATTCAGCCCGCGGCGCCGCAAAAGCCCGCTGCCCGTGGCGCGTTCGGTCAGCGCACCGAGGATGGCGAGCAGGCCGCGCCGTTGAACCGGGCACAGCGCCGGGCACAGGAGCGTCGCGGCTAG
- a CDS encoding Rv3235 family protein: MPSALLAVDAPVQTPEGVPEQHVLPSRVIRARIDTDDFFGHQPSSTSELPDPVPLIENLARCVIEILAGARELDQIARWVTDDVHRHLVRRVVLSARARSAKGQRAVRPTFTVGSTRTCEPRDGVVEAVVIVRGRSRVRAVAIRLEGLDRRWRASAITVL; encoded by the coding sequence ATGCCCTCAGCACTACTCGCAGTCGATGCTCCCGTTCAGACTCCCGAGGGCGTACCCGAGCAGCATGTGCTCCCGTCCCGCGTCATCCGGGCGCGGATCGATACCGACGACTTTTTCGGCCACCAGCCCTCGTCGACATCAGAGTTGCCCGACCCAGTACCGCTCATCGAGAATCTGGCGCGCTGCGTCATCGAGATCCTCGCCGGCGCGCGTGAGCTCGATCAGATCGCGCGGTGGGTGACGGACGACGTTCACCGCCATCTGGTGCGGCGCGTGGTGCTTTCGGCGCGAGCGCGCTCCGCAAAAGGTCAGCGCGCCGTTCGACCAACCTTCACAGTGGGGTCGACTCGCACGTGCGAACCGCGCGACGGGGTCGTCGAGGCAGTCGTCATCGTTCGAGGTCGCTCGCGGGTGCGAGCAGTTGCGATCCGACTCGAGGGACTCGACCGGCGGTGGCGCGCGAGCGCCATCACCGTGCTCTAG
- a CDS encoding helix-turn-helix domain-containing protein codes for MNTVEATRSRFITVSEAARILRISRALAYTLIRSGELRAIKVGGARWRIEREVLERYIDDLYEESRRRSLWEQSEVASLSETSSFQNRNRSD; via the coding sequence ATGAACACGGTGGAGGCTACTCGCAGTCGTTTCATCACCGTGAGCGAGGCCGCGCGAATCCTTCGAATCAGCCGGGCCCTCGCCTACACGCTCATCCGATCGGGCGAGCTTCGCGCCATCAAGGTGGGCGGAGCCCGTTGGCGTATCGAGCGTGAGGTGCTGGAGCGCTACATCGACGATCTGTATGAAGAGTCCCGGCGCCGGAGCCTGTGGGAACAATCCGAGGTCGCGAGCCTCTCCGAAACCTCCTCCTTCCAGAACCGCAACCGGTCCGACTGA
- a CDS encoding P-loop NTPase family protein, with protein MRIAVHVGGERGSEVAAEAQRHGHIVTRVSGHPELVAAFAERLVDVAIVAGDAALSVDLLAPADATGVRMVVLASTVAQRRRLTRLGLHEVVDARASWSVIEAALGRAPGNSAEPRSFSAVTIAVWGPHGAPGRTSVAISLAAELAMLDRTVVLIDADTHAASVAPALGLADGAPGFAVACRLARSGELTSAEVTRVSELAGAGDAEFRVLTGIPHSSRWTEVHPENVEAVLAECRGEADVVVVDVGASLERNEGGAARDAAAIAVLAAADVVVAVAAADPLGLARFVRIVPHVRDLIGGSLITVVNRVRASALGARPREQAASALARFAGIHGAVMIPDDRPAFDVAMLEAAPLATVAPRSAARLALRDLALSLLPPRADHAPRRRDRRRVLTPGRR; from the coding sequence ATGAGGATCGCGGTGCACGTGGGCGGCGAGCGGGGGAGTGAGGTAGCCGCCGAGGCGCAACGACACGGTCACATCGTGACGCGGGTCTCCGGTCATCCGGAACTTGTCGCAGCTTTCGCCGAGCGTCTCGTCGACGTCGCCATCGTCGCAGGGGATGCCGCACTGTCGGTTGATCTTCTGGCTCCCGCCGACGCCACCGGGGTTCGAATGGTTGTCTTGGCGTCCACGGTTGCGCAGCGACGTCGGCTGACTCGGCTCGGACTCCACGAGGTGGTCGATGCTCGAGCATCCTGGTCGGTCATCGAGGCGGCTCTCGGGCGGGCACCCGGCAACTCGGCCGAACCGCGATCGTTCTCGGCCGTGACGATCGCGGTGTGGGGCCCGCACGGTGCGCCGGGCCGCACGTCGGTGGCGATCTCGCTCGCCGCAGAACTTGCCATGCTCGACCGCACGGTTGTTCTCATCGACGCCGACACCCATGCGGCCTCGGTCGCACCGGCCCTCGGTCTCGCCGATGGCGCTCCGGGCTTCGCGGTCGCATGTCGACTTGCGCGCAGCGGGGAGCTGACGTCGGCTGAGGTGACACGAGTGTCGGAGTTGGCCGGTGCCGGTGATGCGGAGTTCCGCGTGTTGACCGGAATCCCGCACTCATCACGCTGGACCGAGGTCCACCCGGAGAACGTCGAGGCTGTGCTCGCCGAGTGTCGAGGAGAGGCCGACGTGGTTGTGGTCGATGTCGGCGCGAGCCTCGAACGCAACGAGGGAGGCGCCGCTCGTGACGCCGCGGCGATCGCGGTGCTCGCGGCCGCCGATGTCGTCGTCGCGGTGGCCGCGGCCGACCCCCTCGGACTCGCCCGATTCGTGCGCATCGTGCCGCACGTGCGCGACCTCATCGGTGGGAGCCTCATCACGGTCGTCAATCGTGTTCGGGCGAGCGCCCTGGGGGCTCGGCCACGAGAACAGGCGGCCTCCGCTTTGGCTCGGTTTGCGGGCATCCATGGTGCCGTCATGATTCCGGATGATCGTCCGGCGTTCGACGTGGCGATGCTCGAGGCCGCGCCGCTCGCGACGGTCGCCCCGAGGTCTGCGGCGAGACTCGCACTCCGAGACCTCGCCCTGTCGCTGCTCCCGCCGCGGGCCGATCACGCGCCGAGACGCCGAGACCGACGCCGGGTTCTCACACCGGGCAGGCGCTAG